A genomic segment from Cyprinus carpio isolate SPL01 chromosome A22, ASM1834038v1, whole genome shotgun sequence encodes:
- the LOC109046833 gene encoding uncharacterized protein LOC109046833: MKLFCKLLKTMFLLICLCLWSLAGVFGDEVKSVSVMEGDSVTLNTDDTDLQKNNQILWRFGHNILIAQINRKNNKSRFYDDIADGRFRDRLQLDHQTGSLTITNTKTTDSGLYKVTSTSAQKLFNTFSLTVYAHLPVPVISNDSSQNPSSSSSSQQNCSLVCSVVNVGHVTLSWYKGHSLLSIVLISAAAAGSLLIVPAVVIFCICRKHMDLC, encoded by the exons ATGAAACTGTTTTGCAAACTGCTGAAGACAATGTTTCTTCTCATCTGTTTGTGCTTATGGAGTCTGGCTG gtgtgtttggtgatgaagtgaagtcagtatcagtgatggagggagattctgtcactctgaaCACTGATGATACTGATCTTCAGAAAAACAATCAGATACTGTGGAGATTTGGACACAACATTCTCATCGCTCAGATCAACAGAAAGAACAATAAGAGCAGGTTTTATGATGATAttgctgatgggagattcagagacagactgcagctggatcatcagactggatctctgaccatcaccaACACcaaaaccacagactctggactttataaagtTACCAGCACCAGCGCACAGAAGCTGTTCAACACATTCAGtcttactgtctatg CTCATCTGCCAGTTCCTGTCATCAGCAATGACTCTTCCCAAaatccttcatcatcatcatcatcacagcagaattgttcattggtgtgttcagtggtgaatgtgggtcatgtgactctctcctggtacaaaggacacagtttattgtcc ATAGTGCTGATTTCTGcggctgctgctggatctctgttgatcgTACCTGCAGTCGTGATCTTCTGCATTTGCAGGAAACACATGGATCTCTGTTGA
- the LOC122134982 gene encoding uncharacterized protein LOC122134982 isoform X2, producing the protein MERQNSGHYQIFTELVVDKRSGNMVNAFVLFCLCLCPLVDVMDAVRRISVMKGDSVTLNADVTEVQKYLLIQWMFGSTRIAEFNRLTQTTSIYDSADGRFKDRLKLDLIGSLTITNTRTTDSGLYKLIIVSEETIYKSFNLTVYETPQNSTSSESSSASNPVTSSSVVNKSTVNQTENNNSTDLHQPSSDNIHCCSFTEAVIRLVLSALVGVATVAVLVYDIRSTRSELIRTEETKHYHQTHVKSDQQYELSRRMSSVYVQI; encoded by the exons ATGGAGAGACAAAACTCGGGTCATTATCAGATATTTACAGAGTTAGTGGTTGACAAACGGTCAGGGAATATGGTTAAcgcttttgttttgttctgtttatgCTTGTGTCCTCTGGTTG ATGTGATGGATGCAGTGAGGAGAATATCAGTGATgaagggagattctgtcactctaaacgCTGATGTTACTGAAGTACAGAAATATTTGTTGATACAGTGGATGTTTGGGAGTACAAGAATAGCTGAATTTAACCGGCTTACGCAAACCACCTCAATCTATGATAGTGCCGATGGAAGATTCAAAGACAGACTGAAACTGGATCTGAtcggatctctgaccatcacaaacaccagaaccacggACTCTGGACtctataaactcataattgtcaGCGAAGAGACCATATACAAGAGTTTTAATCTTACAGTCTATG AGACTCCACAAAATTCTACATCATCAGAAAGTTCATCAGCCTCAAATCCTGTGACATCCAGCTCTGTGGTGAACAAATCAACTGTCAATCAAACCGAGAATAACAACTCTACTGACCTCCATCAGCCGAGTTCAG acaacATCCACTGTTGTAGTTtcactgaagctgtgatccgattggttcTCTCTGCTTTGGTGGGCGTGGCTACAGTTGCTgtgctggtttatgacatcagatcaaCAAGAAGTGAACTGATCAGAACAGAAGAGACGAAACATTACCATCAGACTCATGTAAAATCAGACCAACAGTATGAATTGAGCAGAAGGATGAGTTCCGTATATGTTCAGATATAA
- the LOC109046399 gene encoding uncharacterized protein LOC109046399, producing the protein MLLQYLFLMLLDGAFGAETDETVSVMEGDSVTLHTNLTEVLNDDTILWLFGRKDSIISQITRKQDLTSFFVTDDARFRGRLQVDQKTGTLTIRKTRIKHSGQYKLTVSRKQTTTKIFNVTVIDVVGETDGVKSVSVMEGDPVTLQCDVSEVQRDDLIVWRFGDKGLLLAKIDVESNETLLNDADERFRDRLKLSESRSLTIKKTRTTDSGLYEVQIRGSESSQRFLLSVSAVPDSGLSPGFIAGIVLAVLLVAAVVAAVVIYYRRKISELQKQVEPIKEVSVADGESVTLKTETVLKNDDMVQWWYHDDNDLIAVISGETKGTFDGFDERFRSKLMLDYKTGNLTINNTMSIHSGLYILQISSENRKINRRFIVTVKMMKVSVVKGGSVTLETRTKIQRADEILWTFGAENCLVVRADPRITIGERFTGRLKLDEKTGSLSIRNIKTADSGHFKLQIINSEKTTFRRFNVSVTESTGKQVNESAAVEMPLLNRENVDGVNE; encoded by the exons atGTTACTACAGTATCTTTTCTTAATGCTTTTGGACG GTGCGTTTGGTGCAGAAACAGATGAGACCGTGTCAGtaatggagggagattctgttactCTGCACACAAATCTTACTGAAGTACTGAACGATGATACTATACTATGGCTGTTTGGACGTAAAGACTCCATCATATCTCAAATAACAAGGAAGCAGGATCTAACTTCATTTTTTGTCACCGATGATGCGAGATTCAGAGGCAGATTGCAGGTGGATCAAAAGACTGGAACTCTCACCATCAGAAAGACCAGAATCAAACACTCAGGACAATATAAACTCACCGTCTCTAGAAAACAGACTACGACGAAGATATTTAATGTCACTGTCATTG ATGTGGTTGGTGAGACAGATggagtgaagtcagtgtcagtgatggagggagatccTGTCACTCTACAGTGTGATGTTTCTGAAGTACAGAGAGATGATCTGATTGTGTGGAGGTTTGGAGATAAAGGCCTCCTCCTGGCTAAAATTGATGTGGAATCTAACGAGACCTTATTAAATGatgctgatgagagattcagagaccgACTCAAGCTCAGTGAATCTAGATCCCTAACTATCAAGAaaaccagaaccacagactctggactttatgaagtaCAGATCAGAGGCAGCGAGAGCTCGCAGCGATTCCTTCtttctgtcagtg CTGTTCCAGATTCAGGTCTGTCTCCAGGTTTTATAGCAGGGATTGTTTTAGCTGTTCTGCTTGTGGCTGCAGTTGTAGCTGCTGTTGTGATTTACTATCGCCGCAAGATCTCTGAACTACAAAAACAAGTGG AACCAATTAAGGAAGTGTCAGTGGCAGATGGAGAGTCTGTCACTCTGAAGACTGAAACTGTCCTAAAGAACGATGATATGGTACAGTGGTGGTATCATGATGACAACGATCTCATTGCTGTAATCAGTGGAGAGACCAAAGGGACATTTGATGGTTTTGATGAAAGATTCAGAAGCAAACTGATGCTGGATTATAAGACTGGAAATCTCACCATCAATAACACCATGAGTATTCACTCTGGACTCTATATACTACAAATAAGCAGCGAAAACAGAAAAATCAACAGGAGATTCATTGTTACTGTCAAAA TGATGAAAGTGTCAGTGGTGAAGGGAGGTTCTGTCACTCTAGAGACCAGAACTAAAATACAGAGAGCGGATGAGATACTGTGGACGTTTGGAGCTGAAAACTGTCTTGTTGTTAGAGCTGATCCAAGAATAACTATTGGTGAGAGATTTACaggcagactgaagctggacgagAAGACTGGATCTCTGAGCATCAGAAACATCAAAACCGCAGACTCTGGACATTTTAAACTACAGATCATCAACAGTGAAAAGACCACATTCAGGAGATTCAATGTGTCTGTCACTG aatcCACAGGAAAACAAGTGAATGAATCAGCAGCTGTAGAGATGCCGCTGTTGAACCGTGAGAATGTGGATGGAGTGAATGAGTGA